The window TTGACCAAGGTCGATATCATCCTCCGGGAGATTCCGGGCGATGGTTTCCAATTCCGAAACGACTTCCGACATCGATTGCATGCGCTCATCTGGCTCTTTGGCGAGCATCCGTTCGAACAGGCCGTCTAACTCCGCCGGTACTTCGGTTCGCTCCGCAGAGAGCGACGGAATCACGCCGTCGCGATGCTTGAGCAGAACAGACATCATCGTCGGCCCGCTGAAAGGTGGCCTTCCCACTAATAGAAAGTAAAGCGTGCAGCCCAGGCTGTAGATGTCGGCCCGGTGATCAATCGTTGTGGAATCCACCGCCTGCTCAGGCGGCATGTAATCGGCCGTTCCAATTACGCCGCCAGCCATCGTCACATCAAAACCACTGGCTGGTCCTGTCGCGCCGTGGTTAAGCCGGGCCAAGCCAAGGTCGGTCACTTTGACTACGCCTTGTGCATCGAGCAACAGGTTATGCGGCTTGATATCGCGGTGGATGATCGCTTGTGCATGCGCGTAAGCCAAGCCGCGAGCTGTTTGCAGAATGCAATGCACAGCGAGGGAAACGGGGAAGACTCCCTGATCTGCCACGCAAGTTGCCAGGTCGCGCCCGTTGACAAGTTCCATCACGAGAAAATGGCCGACGTCCGATTCATCGGCGTCATACGCCATGACGACATTGGGGTGACCCAGACTCGCGATGGTTTCTACTTCACGCTGGAAGCGCTTTACGAAAATGGGATTCTGCGAGAGATTGCCCGCCAGCACCTTGAGTGCCACGAGTCGCTTCATGCGTCGGTGTCGAGCCTTGAACACCGTTCCCATTCCGCCCGCACCCAAACGATCGAGAACGTCATAATTCCCGATCCGTAATTCCGAACCACGGCCCTCACTGAGGAGATTCACTTGAAACCGCGTCAGCAAGTCTTGTGCGATCAGCAATTTCGTGAGCGATTGTGAGTTGCTCCGAGCCGACACCAACAATGAGTTCAGCGCTTCCTCGGCAACAAGCCCACTTTTCAAAAGGGCCTCGGAGAAGGTAGCGAACGACGCGGTTTCGAGGCGGGTGTTCGAATCCATTGGGGAAATGCCGCCCTAAACATGAATAAGGATCTAAGAGTCAGTCCCACACGGGGGCTTTGGAATCAACATTATCACTTGGCGGGGAGATGAGACTCAAGAATTACTTCTAAACCAAGCACCGAAGAGCGGTGATTGTACTGAGGAAGTGCATCGCAACTCAATGCATCCGCCTTGCCCTGCAGCGAGTTCACCACTTCGGCACCGGCAACGGGCAGCGCGAGGTTGCGAGCCAGATTTTCGCCCCAATAAAACGGCCGCATTTCAGACAACTGCCAGCTGAATACGAACAGAGATGATCACCACTTCGGCTTCGTGCACGCCGTCGTCGCGGTGAGTACCTTCCGCGGCAAGCTTGGCGGCGCGCCGACCTGCTGCAACTGGCTCTGGTCGAAGTGGCAACGGCAATTTCGCCGAGCACGGCAAAAGCTTCTTGGATCGCTTGCCACGCCTCGCACCAAAATGAAAGCACGACATCGAATCGCAGCAAGCCAAAATATCTAGGCTTTCCCCGAAGCTACCCCAGAATCTGCGCCAGCACATCCACAGCCGCCTTCGCCTTCTCCAGTCCGCCGATCTGATCCACAAACTTCTTCACCTGGATCAGCTGCTGAATGTTATCCATGGGAACGGCCATCGGCTTGCGACCGCGCTTGCCAATCTTGCCACCATTCTTCTTGGCATTGGAAAGTACGGTGCTGACGAACTGAGGAGACACGGTTGCGCCGGACTTGCTCAGCGCCTCAGCGATCTCTTTCGGAGGCGCTGTAGGATTCGCGGCCTTGTAATCGCGGATGGCGGCGGACTTGTTGGTGCCTGAACTTGCTTTGCGGGCCATGATCAATTCTCCGAAGTTAGAAGGGAATTGATCTAAACTAGTCAGGCATGCATTGTGACACTATAAGTCAAACGGGTGGTAACTGCGCCTGTATACGCACGCAACCTCTGTTAACTCCACACCGGTTTGGCATCATCGAGCGGCGTTCCGTCCTCCCGCTTGGTAAGTATGTTTGTGACCGCTGCATCCGTAGCAACTGTAAACCCGTGTTCATGCAATGCTCGCTGCAGTTCGAGAAAATGCTGCTCAATTCGAGCAACACCGCGCACTTCGTATATCTCGCAGAAGACATTGGAGCCA is drawn from Anatilimnocola floriformis and contains these coding sequences:
- a CDS encoding protein kinase domain-containing protein; the encoded protein is MDSNTRLETASFATFSEALLKSGLVAEEALNSLLVSARSNSQSLTKLLIAQDLLTRFQVNLLSEGRGSELRIGNYDVLDRLGAGGMGTVFKARHRRMKRLVALKVLAGNLSQNPIFVKRFQREVETIASLGHPNVVMAYDADESDVGHFLVMELVNGRDLATCVADQGVFPVSLAVHCILQTARGLAYAHAQAIIHRDIKPHNLLLDAQGVVKVTDLGLARLNHGATGPASGFDVTMAGGVIGTADYMPPEQAVDSTTIDHRADIYSLGCTLYFLLVGRPPFSGPTMMSVLLKHRDGVIPSLSAERTEVPAELDGLFERMLAKEPDERMQSMSEVVSELETIARNLPEDDIDLGQGLEITFGDSGSEASTVHTRISEQTIESGTPSTSQASVLIVEPSRVQASIIKGYLHEQSHTVLGAATKGNDAIELVRKLRPKAVISALHLSDLDGLQLAEQIRAEFKGESPGFVLITSEGSEADSAALIALHRVQLLHKPFTPEQLSDAVKQVTGASMILTPTQAAGRMPGKPNRAALRVLIVDDSATARVQVRTVLQGLGFTQFQEVPDGAYAIAVAAREICDLIVTDYNMPLMDGRALVSYLKQNPPTAAIPIIMVTTETEPRVLDPVRKLGVVAIVEKAFPPTVVGPLLDSIF